One Catalinimonas alkaloidigena DNA window includes the following coding sequences:
- a CDS encoding ABC transporter permease: MRISWLFRMAWRDSRKNRGRLALFMAAIVLGIAALVAINSFGYNLRRDIDRQARELLGADLMLDRNLAPDSALQHVVDSIVALAPEQKVAQEVSFASMVYFPKTEGTRLVQVRALSGEYPFYGDFETLPQIDFAAQRGALVDQTVMSQFGVAVGDSVRVGTVTLPIVARLQKAPDQSGITATVAPVVYIPGAELEEAGLVQRGSRVKYRYFFKLNATQLDIPVLADSLEAQLKVARVDVETVDDRKASLGRGFRDLTRFLNLVAFVALLLGCVGVGSAVFVYVREKLPSVAVMRCLGTPGNQAFLIYLIQIAGIGLLGAVVGSAIGSSVQSLLPKLLQDFLMFEVTSDVSGRAFAEGVLTGLLVSVLFALPPLLSIRRVSPLLALRASYEPAQNGRDPWLYGVYVLIGLFIFGFTWWQLRSWQEALSFSGAILLAFLLLAGVAYATIWLTRRFFPVGWSFVWRQGLASLFRPNNQTMTLLIAVGLGTALITTLYFTQQLLLSQVAFTGKAGRPNMVLFDIQPTQREAVAALTRANGLPVLQEVPIVTMRLAEINGRSREALLADTTADVSEGSLNREYRVTYRDSLISSETLTDGVWQGTAPAGVLPAISIEEGFARRMGVELGDTVTFDVQGRRVETQVGSFREIDWNRVQTNFLVVFPTGVLEAAPQFFVLLTRLPQAGNSPAAAVAAPAVEKAAAFQRALVQQFPNVSVVDLTLILDTLSDVLDKIAFVIRFMAGFSILTGLIVLTGSVLVSRFQRLGESVLLRTLGANRRQILRITVVEYLMLGLLASLSGVGLSLLASWGLAYFVFEVPFVPDFWPVLATSAVITLLTIAIGLSGNRGILRRPPLEVLRVQ; the protein is encoded by the coding sequence ATGCGGATTTCCTGGCTTTTTCGAATGGCCTGGCGCGACAGCCGAAAAAATCGCGGGCGGTTGGCTTTGTTTATGGCGGCGATTGTGTTGGGCATTGCGGCCCTGGTCGCCATCAACTCGTTCGGGTACAACTTGCGCCGCGATATCGACCGACAGGCCCGCGAATTGCTGGGTGCCGACCTGATGCTGGACCGCAACCTGGCGCCAGATTCTGCCCTTCAACATGTGGTCGACTCCATCGTCGCGCTGGCTCCGGAACAAAAGGTGGCCCAAGAAGTCAGCTTTGCTTCGATGGTCTACTTCCCGAAAACCGAAGGTACCCGGCTGGTGCAGGTGCGAGCGCTCTCGGGCGAGTATCCGTTCTACGGCGATTTTGAAACCCTGCCCCAAATCGACTTTGCGGCCCAGCGAGGTGCCCTGGTCGATCAGACCGTTATGTCGCAGTTTGGCGTGGCGGTGGGCGATAGCGTGCGCGTCGGTACCGTGACGTTGCCCATCGTGGCACGTTTGCAGAAAGCGCCCGATCAGTCGGGAATTACTGCCACCGTAGCGCCCGTGGTTTACATTCCCGGCGCAGAACTAGAGGAAGCGGGGCTAGTGCAGCGGGGCAGCCGCGTGAAATACCGCTATTTTTTCAAACTCAATGCGACGCAGCTCGACATTCCCGTATTGGCCGATTCGCTGGAAGCGCAGTTGAAAGTGGCGCGCGTCGACGTTGAAACCGTTGACGACCGAAAAGCCAGCCTGGGGCGTGGGTTTCGTGATCTGACGCGTTTCCTGAATCTGGTCGCGTTCGTGGCGTTGCTGCTGGGATGTGTAGGCGTGGGGAGCGCTGTGTTTGTGTACGTGCGCGAAAAATTGCCTTCCGTAGCGGTGATGCGCTGCCTGGGCACGCCTGGTAACCAAGCCTTTCTGATCTACCTGATTCAGATCGCCGGGATTGGCTTACTCGGAGCGGTGGTCGGCAGTGCGATCGGTAGTAGTGTGCAAAGCCTATTGCCCAAATTACTGCAGGATTTTTTGATGTTCGAGGTCACGAGCGACGTTTCGGGTCGTGCCTTTGCAGAAGGTGTCTTGACCGGATTGCTGGTGTCGGTGCTGTTTGCGTTGCCTCCTCTCCTCTCCATCCGGCGCGTTTCGCCACTCCTGGCCCTGCGTGCTTCCTACGAACCTGCTCAAAACGGGCGCGACCCCTGGCTCTATGGCGTTTATGTGCTGATCGGGCTCTTTATCTTTGGCTTCACGTGGTGGCAGTTGCGCTCCTGGCAGGAAGCACTTAGCTTTTCAGGAGCAATTTTGCTGGCTTTTCTACTGTTGGCGGGCGTGGCGTACGCTACCATCTGGCTAACACGTCGGTTCTTTCCGGTCGGGTGGAGTTTTGTCTGGCGGCAGGGGCTCGCCAGTTTGTTTCGCCCAAATAACCAGACCATGACGTTGCTGATTGCGGTAGGATTGGGAACTGCCCTGATCACCACACTCTACTTCACACAGCAACTGCTGCTGAGCCAGGTGGCCTTTACGGGGAAAGCCGGACGGCCTAATATGGTCTTGTTCGACATCCAACCGACGCAGCGAGAGGCCGTTGCCGCACTGACGCGCGCCAATGGACTGCCCGTATTGCAAGAAGTGCCCATCGTGACCATGCGGCTGGCGGAAATTAACGGGCGTTCGCGGGAAGCGCTTCTGGCCGATACCACCGCCGACGTTTCGGAAGGTTCGCTCAATCGCGAATACCGGGTTACCTACCGCGATTCGTTGATCAGTTCGGAAACCCTGACGGATGGCGTTTGGCAAGGAACTGCCCCGGCGGGCGTGCTGCCGGCCATTTCGATCGAAGAAGGATTTGCCCGACGGATGGGTGTCGAACTGGGCGATACCGTGACGTTCGACGTACAGGGCCGACGGGTCGAGACGCAGGTAGGAAGCTTCCGCGAGATCGACTGGAATCGGGTGCAAACTAATTTTCTGGTGGTCTTTCCGACGGGCGTGTTGGAAGCCGCTCCGCAGTTTTTTGTGCTGTTGACCCGCCTGCCGCAGGCTGGGAATTCGCCCGCAGCGGCCGTGGCAGCACCAGCGGTAGAGAAGGCCGCTGCGTTTCAACGAGCCCTGGTGCAACAGTTTCCGAACGTTTCGGTCGTAGACCTGACGCTAATTTTGGATACGCTCAGCGATGTACTTGACAAAATAGCGTTTGTGATCCGCTTTATGGCAGGGTTCAGCATCCTGACCGGCCTGATTGTGTTGACCGGCTCGGTGTTGGTCAGCCGGTTTCAGCGACTGGGCGAAAGTGTTTTGTTGCGCACCCTCGGGGCTAATCGTCGGCAAATCCTCCGCATTACGGTTGTCGAATACCTGATGCTGGGGTTGCTGGCTTCGCTGTCGGGCGTTGGCCTTTCGCTGCTGGCCAGTTGGGGCCTTGCGTATTTTGTTTTCGAAGTGCCGTTCGTGCCTGATTTCTGGCCAGTGCTGGCGACCAGTGCGGTCATCACCTTGCTCACCATCGCAATCGGGCTGAGTGGCAACCGGGGAATCTTGCGACGGCCTCCGCTGGAAGTGCTTCGGGTTCAGTAA
- a CDS encoding glycosyltransferase family 2 protein — MALPGFVVSAGRKVKRGWEQVRYRFIDRPKIHRHIQHLSGPLQLQATPTDAIVIGLMRDSEEHIPSFLEHHFRLGVRHIVLLDNGSVDRTVELASAHPQVTLLQTKMSYKDYKYAFRQYLIDRFCQKGWCLVLDIDERFDFPGSDQISLSQFLAYLNQHQYTAVVSHMLDMFPEGDPDTWPKDGSEFARKSNWYNNTDLTQEPYVPYFNCTPSNEAIRYHWGGVRETIFGVHPNLTKHPLIYPAKGVSPVLYSSHFCANARVADVSTVLLHYKFDRKFHEKCLRAVERGNYAGGSTEYKAYLQALESGEARDLKRPGSRQLEKIDQLVEERFLEETNTYRQFVTQQARAQSAASVSN, encoded by the coding sequence ATGGCGCTTCCCGGTTTTGTAGTATCGGCTGGACGCAAGGTGAAACGTGGTTGGGAACAAGTTCGCTATCGCTTTATTGACCGACCCAAAATACATCGTCATATTCAGCACCTCAGTGGCCCTCTCCAACTTCAGGCAACACCTACCGATGCGATTGTCATCGGGCTGATGCGCGACAGCGAAGAGCACATTCCTTCTTTCTTGGAGCACCATTTCCGGTTGGGCGTGCGTCACATCGTGTTGCTGGATAACGGCTCTGTCGACCGTACGGTCGAGCTGGCCTCCGCGCATCCACAGGTAACGCTTTTGCAGACCAAAATGTCGTACAAAGACTATAAGTACGCATTTCGTCAGTATCTGATCGATCGTTTTTGCCAGAAGGGCTGGTGTCTGGTGCTGGACATCGACGAGCGATTCGACTTTCCCGGTTCCGACCAGATCAGCCTTTCGCAATTTTTAGCGTATCTCAACCAGCATCAGTATACAGCGGTCGTGAGCCACATGCTCGACATGTTTCCGGAGGGCGACCCGGATACGTGGCCGAAAGATGGATCTGAATTTGCGCGCAAGAGCAATTGGTATAACAATACGGACCTGACGCAAGAGCCCTACGTTCCGTATTTTAACTGTACGCCTTCGAACGAAGCCATCAGGTACCATTGGGGTGGGGTACGCGAGACCATTTTTGGCGTGCATCCCAACCTGACTAAGCATCCGCTGATTTATCCTGCCAAGGGCGTGTCGCCGGTGCTTTACTCTTCCCACTTCTGTGCCAATGCACGTGTCGCCGATGTCAGCACGGTGTTGCTGCACTACAAGTTCGATCGGAAGTTTCACGAAAAATGCCTTCGTGCGGTAGAGCGGGGAAACTATGCGGGTGGTTCGACCGAGTACAAAGCGTACTTACAGGCTTTGGAGAGTGGCGAAGCGCGTGACCTGAAGCGGCCCGGCTCCCGGCAACTGGAAAAGATCGATCAGCTGGTGGAAGAAAGATTCCTGGAAGAAACCAACACGTACAGGCAGTTTGTTACGCAGCAGGCGCGTGCGCAATCGGCCGCTAGCGTTTCTAACTAG
- a CDS encoding ROK family protein, with product MSIYLGIDIGGTNVKMGLIDPQGNIKHRLTYTTLTWRTDGPFEARLAEAIAAYLQQVPPVAGVGIGIPGTLTKDRRTGLEFPNIPELNGVALAAYLEQQFPTLSFWLENDANAAALGEYYFSGEAMPEDYLFVTLGTGVGGAAIIDRKIFIGGDGNSMEIGHVVSRFERRLESNIGKRGIVNMAEAMLNDYWGKTRIVAHKDEPITGRKLITAAEQGDVLALHVLQEVGEILGEGLVSAIRLLDIKTILVGGGLSATFEFILPGIMKIMRHYLTPYYLEPLVIRRARLGNDAGLLGAAALCF from the coding sequence ATGAGCATTTACCTCGGCATCGACATCGGTGGCACCAACGTTAAAATGGGGTTGATCGACCCCCAGGGAAACATAAAACACCGCCTGACTTACACCACCCTCACTTGGCGTACGGATGGTCCTTTTGAAGCACGATTAGCCGAAGCCATTGCCGCTTACCTACAGCAGGTCCCACCGGTAGCCGGAGTGGGCATCGGTATTCCGGGAACGTTGACAAAAGACCGGCGGACAGGACTGGAGTTTCCTAACATTCCGGAGCTGAATGGCGTGGCACTTGCCGCTTACCTGGAGCAGCAATTCCCGACCCTTTCGTTCTGGCTGGAAAACGATGCCAATGCGGCGGCCTTGGGAGAGTATTATTTCTCGGGAGAAGCGATGCCTGAAGATTACCTGTTCGTCACGTTAGGCACCGGTGTGGGCGGTGCGGCCATCATCGACCGCAAGATCTTTATCGGTGGCGATGGCAACAGTATGGAGATTGGGCATGTGGTATCGCGTTTCGAGCGGCGCCTGGAAAGCAACATTGGGAAGCGCGGCATTGTCAACATGGCCGAGGCCATGCTTAACGATTACTGGGGAAAAACCCGGATTGTGGCCCACAAAGACGAACCCATTACGGGACGCAAACTGATCACGGCGGCCGAGCAAGGCGATGTATTGGCGCTGCATGTGTTGCAGGAGGTCGGCGAGATTTTGGGCGAAGGGTTGGTCAGTGCCATCCGGCTCCTGGATATCAAGACCATCTTAGTTGGCGGTGGGTTGTCGGCTACGTTCGAGTTTATCCTGCCGGGCATCATGAAAATCATGCGCCACTATTTGACGCCCTACTACCTGGAACCTTTGGTCATTCGGCGGGCGCGCCTCGGGAACGATGCGGGGTTGCTAGGAGCCGCCGCGCTCTGTTTCTAA
- the msrA gene encoding peptide-methionine (S)-S-oxide reductase MsrA, with the protein MTKWALLTLLAGFLASCLGKVDSKPLYEENEPLSAQVDTATFGSGCFWCTEAVFQDLNGVEKVVSGYSGGHVPNPTYKQVCTGTTGHAEVTQIYYDPSKITYDELLEVFFKTHDPTTLNRQGNDVGPQYRSAIFYHTARQQELAEHYKKELDNVGAFDQPIVTEIVPFKEFYEAEDYHQNYFNLNGSQPYCQFVIKPKVEKFRKVFKDKLKKEVQ; encoded by the coding sequence ATGACGAAATGGGCTTTGCTGACGTTACTCGCGGGCTTTCTGGCCAGCTGCCTGGGTAAGGTCGACTCCAAACCGCTATACGAAGAAAACGAACCTCTGAGTGCTCAGGTCGATACCGCCACCTTTGGGTCGGGGTGTTTCTGGTGTACCGAGGCCGTCTTTCAGGACCTCAACGGGGTCGAAAAAGTAGTATCAGGATATTCGGGCGGGCATGTGCCCAATCCTACCTATAAACAGGTGTGCACCGGTACTACGGGCCACGCTGAGGTTACGCAGATCTATTACGATCCTTCGAAAATCACGTACGACGAACTGTTGGAAGTCTTCTTCAAAACCCACGATCCAACAACGCTGAACCGCCAGGGGAACGACGTAGGACCACAGTATCGCTCCGCAATTTTTTACCATACCGCCCGGCAGCAAGAGCTGGCAGAGCATTACAAGAAAGAGTTGGACAACGTAGGCGCGTTCGATCAACCCATCGTGACGGAGATAGTGCCGTTCAAAGAATTTTACGAAGCCGAAGATTATCACCAGAATTACTTCAACCTGAATGGATCGCAACCTTATTGCCAGTTTGTGATCAAACCGAAGGTGGAAAAATTTCGGAAGGTGTTTAAGGATAAGTTGAAAAAAGAGGTGCAATAG
- the murB gene encoding UDP-N-acetylmuramate dehydrogenase, giving the protein MQLHKHYPLKALNTFGIEAYAAYFAVVRDVPTLQELLRDETLRNLPLLILGGGSNLLFTQEVFEGLVLKMEIGGITEVKQDEEHVWLKAGAGERWHEVVMRTIELGLSGIENLSLIPGTVGAAPMQNIGAYGVEIKEVFESLEAVRIADGSLHQFDAEACRFGYRESIFKNEAKGQYIITSVTMRLNRQPVYNVSYGAIKDTLSEMGVDALSVRAVSEAVIQIRQSKLPDPVQIGNAGSFFKNPEIDEADFLRLQQQYPQVPHYPTTPGRVKVPAGWLIDQCGWKGRRLGNVGVHDKQALVLVNLGGAKGSEVKALAEQIQQSVQERFGIALTPEVNFI; this is encoded by the coding sequence ATGCAACTCCATAAACATTACCCGCTCAAAGCACTGAATACCTTCGGGATCGAAGCCTACGCTGCCTATTTCGCGGTGGTGCGCGACGTGCCGACGTTGCAAGAATTGCTGCGCGATGAAACGTTACGCAACCTGCCTCTACTGATTTTAGGAGGCGGCAGCAACCTTCTCTTTACCCAGGAAGTGTTCGAGGGGCTGGTCCTTAAAATGGAGATTGGGGGCATTACGGAAGTAAAACAGGACGAAGAGCACGTCTGGCTGAAAGCCGGTGCCGGAGAACGGTGGCACGAAGTGGTGATGCGCACCATCGAACTAGGGCTATCGGGCATCGAAAATCTATCCCTAATCCCCGGTACGGTGGGGGCGGCGCCCATGCAAAACATCGGGGCGTATGGAGTGGAAATCAAAGAAGTATTCGAAAGCCTGGAAGCGGTACGCATTGCCGACGGTAGCCTGCATCAGTTCGATGCAGAAGCTTGTCGTTTTGGGTACCGGGAAAGCATCTTTAAAAACGAGGCGAAGGGTCAGTACATCATCACCTCGGTGACCATGCGCTTGAATCGACAGCCCGTTTACAATGTGTCGTACGGCGCTATCAAAGATACGCTCTCCGAAATGGGAGTCGATGCCTTATCGGTACGCGCTGTTTCTGAGGCCGTCATCCAGATTCGTCAGAGTAAACTTCCCGACCCGGTTCAGATCGGGAATGCGGGCAGTTTCTTCAAAAACCCGGAAATTGACGAAGCAGATTTTTTGCGTTTGCAGCAGCAATATCCCCAAGTGCCGCACTACCCCACCACACCCGGGCGCGTAAAAGTGCCGGCCGGGTGGCTCATCGATCAGTGCGGTTGGAAGGGACGCCGTCTCGGTAACGTAGGCGTTCACGACAAACAAGCGCTGGTACTGGTCAACCTGGGTGGGGCGAAAGGTTCGGAGGTCAAAGCCTTAGCCGAACAGATCCAGCAATCGGTCCAGGAACGGTTTGGCATCGCCCTGACCCCCGAAGTCAACTTTATATAA
- a CDS encoding MmcQ/YjbR family DNA-binding protein, whose protein sequence is MQFEKFRAYCLDKPGAHEEQPLGNDSFYYKLGDMVFAIADKGEEYRLTLKCDPQQAIDLRNTHACVKPGYHINKEHWNTFLMEAVEELPLSPWIDQAYDLTLSKLSKKKRERLGLSA, encoded by the coding sequence ATGCAGTTCGAAAAGTTTCGCGCGTATTGCCTGGACAAACCGGGAGCACACGAAGAGCAGCCGTTGGGCAACGACTCGTTTTATTACAAGCTTGGTGATATGGTTTTTGCCATTGCCGACAAAGGAGAGGAATACCGCCTCACGCTGAAGTGTGATCCACAGCAGGCCATCGATCTACGCAACACGCACGCGTGCGTCAAACCCGGCTACCACATCAACAAAGAACACTGGAACACGTTTTTGATGGAAGCCGTCGAGGAATTACCCCTATCTCCCTGGATCGACCAAGCGTACGACCTGACACTCAGCAAACTAAGCAAGAAGAAAAGAGAGCGTTTGGGCCTTAGTGCCTGA